The following coding sequences lie in one Odocoileus virginianus isolate 20LAN1187 ecotype Illinois chromosome 13, Ovbor_1.2, whole genome shotgun sequence genomic window:
- the LOC110127125 gene encoding small ribosomal subunit protein uS2-like, producing MSGALEVLQMKEEDVLKFLAAGTHFGGTNLDFQMEQYIYKRKSDGIYIINLKRTWEKLLWPARAIVAIENPADVSVISSRNTGQRAVLKFVAATGATPFAGRFTPGTFTNQIQAAFREPRLLVVTDPRADHQPLTEASYVNLPTIALCNTDSPLRYVDIAIPCNNKGAHSVGLMWWMLAREVLRMRGTISRVHPWEVMLDLYFYRDPEEIEKEEQAAAEKAVTKEEFQGEWTAPAPEFTATQPEVADWSEGVQVPSVPIQQFPTEDWSAQPSTEDWSAAPTAQATEWVGTTTEWL from the coding sequence ATGTCTGGAGCCCTTGAGGTCCTGCAAATGAAGGAGGAGGATGTCCTCAAATTCCTTGCAGCAGGAACCCACTTCGGGGGCACCAACCTTGACTTCCAAATGGAACAGTACATCTACAAAAGGAAAAGTGATGGCATCTACATCATAAATCTGAAGAGAACCTGGGAGAAGCTTCTGTGGCCAGCACGGGCCATTGTTGCCATTGAAAACCCAGCTGATGTCAGTGTCATATCCTCCAGGAATACTGGCCAGCGAGCTGTGCTGAAGTTTGTGGCTGCTACTGGGGCCACTCCCTTCGCTGGCCGCTTCACTCCAGGAACCTTCACTAACCAGATCCAGGCCGCGTTCAGGGAGCCAAGGCTTCTGGTGGTTACCGATCCCAGGGCTGACCACCAGCCCCTCACAGAAGCCTCTTATGTTAACCTGCCCACCATTGCTCTGTGTAACACAGACTCTCCTCTGCGCTACGTGGACATTGCCATCCCATGCAACAACAAGGGAGCACACTCAGTAGGTCTGATGTGGTGGATGCTCGCCCGGGAAGTTCTGCGCATGCGTGGCACCATCTCCCGAGTACACCCATGGGAGGTCATGCTGGATCTCTACTTCTACAGAGATCCTGAAGAGATTGAGAAAGAAGAGCAGGCAGCAGCTGAGAAGGCTGTGACCAAGGAGGAGTTTCAGGGAGAATGGACTGCTCCAGCCCCAGAGTTCACCGCCACTCAGCCCGAGGTGGCAGACTGGTCCGAGGGCGTGCAGGTGCCTTCCGTGCCGATTCAGCAGTTCCCCACGGAAGACTGGAGTGCTCAGCCTTCCACTGAAGATTGGTCTGCAGCTCCCACCGCTCAAGCCACTGAATGGGTAGGAACCACCACTGAGTGGTTGTAA